Proteins from one Podospora pseudoanserina strain CBS 124.78 chromosome 1, whole genome shotgun sequence genomic window:
- a CDS encoding hypothetical protein (COG:S; EggNog:ENOG503P01P), whose protein sequence is MDENSPVKVELVGVYFAPPCILSLLELPEPDLVIISHHSSKHCNKATLQQLPAVGTKTVMLTTPASGSKIKSWKYFEKSRVKTLPKWKPQEPGRLHILRFPTPSTPPGEPGEITVAFLPQKHDILGLQYAIGITYRPPPAPLYHLPLPQRLRSKSQTSLRTPLSPVSVQQQPQQHPLPPPDDRPISILYIPHGIPYPTIHTYITNHLISEAALPLTVLLHPFNNTHHRGTVPSGIEIAIKIAAKVWIGAHDGDLVLRGLINRLLFSRRRKIPKQYTKDDIHQLLATKEEENATTTNKTAVLVLEPGEKTTLHSTTSKPGGGVVMGAITDRGELQDEQQGGHDHGDAESTKGQDDNNNNNNNNNNKTAKDNVGSASSGKTPATAAAGISIPSLEKCNWRSNLELFLKKEEVHHEGGC, encoded by the exons ATGGACGAAAATTCCCCAGTGAAGGTCGAGTTGGTAGGAGTTTACTTCGCC CCACCCTGCATCTTGtctctccttgagcttccCGAGCCAGATTTGGTCATTATATCCCACCACAGCTCCAAACATTGCAATAAAGCTAccctccagcagctcccAGCCGTTGGTACGAAAACGGTCATGTTaacaacaccagcctcaGGAAGCAAAATCAAGAGCTGGAAATACTTTGAGAAGAGTAGAGTCAAAACACTGCCCAAATGGAAACCCCAAGAACCAGGCAGACTTCACATATTGCGattcccaaccccatccacacCCCCAGGAGAGCCAGGAGAAATAACAGTAGCCTTCCTTCCTCAAAAACACGATATTTTAGGCCTTCAATACGCAATAGGAATCACCTACCGGCCGCCACCAGCCCCATTATACCAcctgccccttccccaacgACTCCGGAGTAAATCCCAAACCAGTTTGAGAACCCCCCTATCTCCAGTCTCAgtccagcaacaaccgcaGCAACATCCCTTACCACCCCCAGACGACAGACCCATCAGCATCCTCTACATCCCTCACGGAATCCCCTACCCAACAATCCACACCTACATAACCAACCACCTAATTTCCGAAGCCGCCCTCCCACTgaccgtcctcctccacccattcaacaacacccaccaccgcggGACCGTCCCATCAGGAATCGAAATAGCAATCAAAATAGCCGCCAAAGTCTGGATTGGCGCCCACGACGGCGACCTAGTCCTTCGCGGCCTCATCAACAGGCTGTTGTtttccagaagaagaaaaatcCCCAAGCAGTACACCAAGGACGACATCCATCAGCTTCTcgcaacaaaagaagaagagaatgcaacaacaacaaacaagacagctgtccttgtccttgaaccCGGCGAGAAGACCACCCTTCACAGCACGACGAGCaagcctggtggtggtgttgtcatgGGGGCGATCACCGACCGAGGGGAACTGCAGGATGAGCAGCAGGGAGGCCATGATCACGGCGATGCTGAGAGTACTAAGGGTCaggacgacaacaacaacaacaacaacaacaacaacaacaagactgCCAAGGATAATGTTGGCTCAGCAAGTTCCGGGAaaaccccagcaacagcagcagcagggatATCCATCCCCTCGTTGGAAAAGTGCAATTGGCGTTCCAACTTGGAGTTGTTTCTCAAAAAGGAAGAGGTTCATCACGAGGGAGGGTGCTAG
- a CDS encoding hypothetical protein (EggNog:ENOG503P3AV; COG:A): MSKLFIGGLAWHTEEATLRQKFEEFGVVEEAVVVKDRDTGRSRGFGFVRYTNPDDAQKAISAMNNIEFDGRQIRVDKASDTGPRGGGRGGPPGFGRGGYGAVQMGGSPMPMAYGAPQPYGMPPNVYAQPYGRGYSQAVPAGYAAPPQTWQQPYGYPDPSQQGQPHQQQQPNPGQGY, translated from the exons ATGTCCAAGTTGTTTATTGG CGGCCTCGCATGGCACACCGAGGAGGCCACTCTGAGGCAAAAGTTTGAGGAGTTTGGCGTGGTGGAAGAAGCA GTTGTTGTCAAAGATCGCGACACTGGCCGTAGTAGAGGCTTCGGTTTCGTCAGATACACCAACCCAGACGATGCCCAGAAAGCCATCTCTGCGATGAACAACATCGA ATTCGACGGCCGTCAGATCCGTGTTGACAAGGCCTCGGACACTGGTCCCAGAGGCggcggacgaggaggtccTCCTGGCTTCGGCCGTGGTGGATACGGAGCCGTCCAGATGGGAGGTTCTCCGATGCCCATGGCATACGGCGCCCCGCAACCGTACGGAATGCCACCCAACGTCTACGCCCAGCCTTATGGACGCGGATACTCCCAGGCCGTCCCGGCAGGCTACgctgcccctccccaaa CCTGGCAACAGCCATACGGATACCCTGATCCCTCCCAGCAAGGCCAGccgcaccagcagcagcagcctaACCCAGGTCAAGGATACTAG
- a CDS encoding hypothetical protein (EggNog:ENOG503P4SD), translated as MSIARAFTTRRVKQSLQTSDLNGSPQQRSPKGSLGSIRHKISSPVELIHTTNMLSYNAPDLHPLSASSTGSHSRSDDDMSDSALTNGTTPPTSPDVESSPKRTMQKRVMSPEPNHLSAYFTTPGQPIEKPSLQKAAPIIPQRAPSHSKKSPAEVARQRSASGVSQRSQASTNASYTFSRSSSTSTATTATSQSSLPLHMQQHRSKNSAAAAAAADFVRMAAPPLTHRYYPAQPQPQRQHRKEVSVSQHPFGQELAQVSEIAEEYGLKEQMNVVDVEEKEMVAKGLKKFNANDYLGEIQGLFANFFGDESEPAVPASMAIAAWI; from the coding sequence ATGTCTATCGCCAGGGCCTTCACGACCCGGCGGGTCAAGCAAAGCCTCCAGACATCTGACCTCAACGGTTCACCACAACAGAGGAGTCCAAAGGGGTCGCTGGGATCTATTCGGCACAAGATCTCCAGTCCTGTCGAGCTGattcacaccaccaacatgcTTTCTTATAACGCCCCAGATCTTCATCCTCTATCAGCCTCGTCGACAGGCTCGCACAGCAGATCTGATGACGATATGTCCGACAGTGCGCTCACCAACGGAACCACACCACCTACTAGCCCCGATGTTGAATCATCGCCAAAGAGGACGATGCAAAAGAGGGTGATGTCGCCAGAACCGAATCATCTCTCCGCTTACTTTACAACCCCCGGTCAACCAATCGAGAAGCCATCCCTTCAAAAGGCAGCACCCATCATCCCACAACGGGCGCCCTCTCACTCCAAAAAGTCGCCAGCTGAGGTTGCCCGGCAAAGGTCAGCTTCCGGGGTATCACAACGTTCTCAAGCATCAACAAACGCCAGCTACACTTTCTCCcggtcctcctccaccagcacagccaccaccgctaCCTCGCAGAGTTCACTTCCCCTACACATGCAGCAGCACAGGTCAAAGAATtcagctgccgccgccgccgctgctgaCTTTGTCCGGATGGCCGCGCCACCTCTCACACACCGATATTACCCagctcaaccacaaccccagcGACAACATAGAAAGGAGGTTTCCGTCTCTCAACATCCGTTCGGCCAGGAGCTCGCCCAGGTGTCGGAGATTGCGGAGGAGTATGGCCTCAAGGAGCAGATGAACGTGGTGGAcgtggaagagaaggagatggtggcCAAGGGGCTCAAAAAGTTCAATGCGAATGACTACCTGGGGGAGATTCAGGGGTTGTTTGCCAACTTTTTTGGGGACGAGTCTGAGCCTGCGGTGCCAGCCAGCATGGCGATTGCAGCTTGGATTTGA
- a CDS encoding hypothetical protein (EggNog:ENOG503P71S) has product MRIPMSRAWMAVTYIVLGLANGQDRGQDAASPIHTGVGKANESVLFDPLKFNGNYNPEAAIFLVKGSMPGTTFTWRSQNYEVVNKIALWQSSEDNSAMSGMSPPQEITFVAVVYENPPEQPSGQFPEVTTSTNTLNLMMKPTVPSPTPGAPGVRRRQPPQSDGCSKLISARQNGPGGSLMFDPNELRAKCDKVFKPGFPLYFVASWMDNGQYRKSYSRAFTVVYHEEGYAVASTNPLFKDTNPYIQMGSDDGTDVPEAPSATSTPLGGGSIPTNGDPAALSPAPKSGLELGAIIGIAVGCGLAGLLAVLGIIWFVVRRRQQKQNLHPTGSFNSDHRGDDLMAEKEAHTGVNVDASPNSPYSDDGHPNGTYPTGTAVTTIAAPAAAASPHFQDQSRSYTPYSDRAGAAAGITTTTPSIRTESLAQNDDGAHANVPSPIPGRATPRGLTTPYAHLVEEGMTDDEIRRLEEEERQLDAAIEQAGRR; this is encoded by the exons ATGAGGATACCGATGAGCCGGGCCTGGATGGCCGTCACATACATTGTGCTTGGATTAGCGAATGGGCAAGATCGTGGGCAAGATGCCGCTTCACCTATACATACTGGAGTTGGGAAAGCCAATGAATCTGTACTATTCGACCCCTTGAAATTCAACGGCAATTATAACCCTGAGGCGGCCATATTCTTGGTCAAAGGGAGTATGCCTGGGACCACTTTCACCTGGAGGAGTCAAAACTACGAGGTTGTCAACAAGATCGCGCTCTGGCAAAGTAGCGAGGACAACAGCGCCATGAGTGGTATGAGCCCACCACAGGAGATTACTTTTGTGGCAGTCGTATACGAGAACCCCCCAGAACAGCCGTCCGGACAGTTTCCTGAGGTGACAACGTCAACAAACACGCTTAACCTTATGATGAAGCCCACagttccatcaccaacgcctGGGGCCCCAGGTGTGAGACGacgccaacctccccagtCCGATGGTTGCAGCAAATTAATTTCAG CCCGACAGAACGGCCCTGGCGGTTCCCTCATGTTTGACCCGAATGAGCTTAGAGCAAAGTGTGACAAGGTGTTCAAGCCAGGTTTTCCACTCTACTTTGTGGCCAGTTGGATGGACAATGGTCAATATCGCAAGAGTTATAGCAGAGCCTTTACAGTGGTTTATCATGAAGAGGGATATGCGGtcgcctccaccaaccctctATTCAAAGATACAAACCCTTATATTCAGATGGGAAGCGATGACGGGACTGATGTACCAGAAGCCCCTtcggcaacctcaacccctctGGGTGGCGGCTCCATACCGACCAACGGCGACCCAGCCGCCTTGAGCCCAGCCCCAAAGAGTGGACTTGAGCTGGGAGCCATCATCGGCATCGCCGTCGGCTGCGGTCTAGCAGGTCTCCTCGCCGTCCTAGGAATCATCTGGTTCGTcgtccgccgccgccaacaaaAGCAGAACCTCCACCCCACCGGCTCCTTCAACTCTGACCACCGCGGCGACGACCTCATGGCCGAGAAAGAAGCCCACACCGGCGTCAACGTAGACGCCTCACCAAACTCGCCTTACTCCGACGACGGTCACCCCAATGGTACCTACCCAACAGGGACCGCCGTCACAACAATAGCCGcgccagcagcggcagcttcTCCTCACTTTCAAGACCAATCCCGTTCTTACACACCATACTCTGACCGAGCAGGAGCCGCAGCCGGaattaccaccaccacaccaagcATCCGAACGGAATCTCTTGCCCAAAACGACGACGGGGCCCATGCCAACGTTCCAAGCCCAATACCAGGGCGGGCGACACCACGGGGTCTAACCACACCATACGCCCACTTGGTAGAGGAAGGAATGACGGATGATGAAATCAGGaggttggaagaggaggaaaggcagCTGGACGCTGCGATTGAACAAGCAGGGAGACGATAA
- a CDS encoding hypothetical protein (EggNog:ENOG503NXCF; COG:F) → MSTTSTLRRALLYVPSSSQKFLSKSLLLPHTTDNITYDLEDSVTPSLKPTARTNLLSHLSSLPKLPPNIGELAVRINAISTPYALTDLTTLVPLPSSTLSTIVIPKVNSPSDLTFVIDILRQVSPQNEPPKKVIALIESAKAVMDLKQICEAGKGCLDGLIFAAEDFALDLSLTRTPSLREFLYARSAIATAARAFELSSTIDLVCTSYKGEEGKARLEEECRDGKEVGFNGKQCIHPSQVEIAQRMFAPDEKEVEWAVRVVIADEKAQAAGRGAWTLDDKMIDAPVVGKAHSVVTKAEKCGIDVEGLRRKWQVQVPE, encoded by the exons AtgtcaaccacctccaccctccgccGGGCACTCTTATACG tcccctcctcctcccaaaaattcctctccaaatccctcctcctcccccacacaACAGACAACATAACCTACGACCTCGAAGACTCcgtcaccccctccctcaaacccaCCGCCCGCACCAACCTCCtatcccacctctcctcccttcccaaACTTCCCCCCAACATCGGTGAACTCGCCGTCCGCATAAacgccatctccaccccctaCGCCCTCACCGACCTTACCACCCTCGTCCCcttaccctcctccaccctctctACAATCGTGATCCCCAAAgtcaactccccctccgaccTCACCTTCGTAATCGACATCCTCCGCCAAGTCTCCCCCCAAAATGAACCACCAAAGAAGGTCATCGCTCTGATCGAGTCCGCCAAGGCGGTCATGGACCTGAAGCAAATCTGCGAGGCAGGAAAGGGGTGTCTTGACGGCTTGATCTTTGCTGCCGAGGACTTTGCCTTGGATCTGAGCTTGACTCGCACGCCGAGTCTTCGGGAGTTCTTGTACGCCAGGAGTGCGATTGCTACCGCGGCGAGGGCGTTTGAGCTGAGTAGCACTATTGATCTGGTGTGCACATCTTAcaagggtgaggaagggaaggcgaggttggaggaggagtgcaGAGATGGGAAGGAGGTAGGGTTTAACGGGAAGC AATGTATACATCCCAGCCAGGTTGAGATCGCGCAACGAATGTTTGCGCCGGATGAAAAAGAGGTCGAGTGGGCTGTCAGAGTAGTGATTGCAGATGAAAAGGCCCAGGCTGCTGGAAGAGGGGCGTGGACACTGGATGATAAGATGATTGATGCTCCCGTGGTTGGGAAGGCTCATTCCGTCGTCACCAAGGCCGAAAAGTGTGGCATTGACGTAGAGGGACTGAGGAGGAAATGGCAGGTTCAAGTACCAGAGTAA
- the TVP23 gene encoding Golgi apparatus membrane protein tvp23 (EggNog:ENOG503P0YN; COG:U) has protein sequence MEQTQPAPGSLSWRLSSHPITLLTFLGFRVSSLLVYLFGLLFTDNLVMIFIITILLLAADFYYLKNIAGRRLVGLRWWNEVDPSTGDSHWVFESSEPGTKVINATDSRFFWIAIYTQPLFWIALAVVAVFSFKFIWLPLVAIALVLTITNSLAFSRCDKFSQASNIAGSAFNGGNLAGSIASNMVGRFFTR, from the exons ATGGAACAAACCCAACCAGCACCAGGCTCCCTGAGCTGGCGATTATCCTCCCACCCAATAACCCTCCTCACATTCCTAGGCTTCCGAGTCT cGAGCTTATTAGTCTACCTCTTcggcctcctcttcaccgacaacctcgtcatgatcttcatcatcaccatcctcctcctcgccgccgactTTTACTACCTCAAAAACATCGCCGGCCGCCGCTTGGTCGGCCTCCGCTGGTGGAACGAAGTCGACCCGTCGACTGGGGACTCCCACTGGGTGTTTGAGAGCAGCGAGCCGGGGACAAAGGTGATCAACGCGACGGACAGTAGGTTCTTTTGGATTGCGATTTACACCCAGCCGCTGTTTTGGATcgcgctggcggtggtggcggtgtttAGTTTCAAGTTTATTTGGTTGCCGCTTGTTG CTATTGCACTTGTGTTGACGATCACGAACTCGCTTGCTTTTTCGAGGTGCGACAAGTTTAGCCAGGCGTCGAATATTGCGGGGAGCGCGTTTAATGGTGGGAATTTGGCGGGGAGCATTGCGAGTAAtatggtggggaggttctTTACGAGATGA
- a CDS encoding hypothetical protein (COG:T; EggNog:ENOG503NX54), with amino-acid sequence MAYNRSYNPDELPRFAEPEQKGPRSPTGQAPPPSSRYENKPPPPRPIEHKTSHYDRYDQTGRLSPRHAPPPDRYGGMSPPPTATQGRPVQQTRPPASSRPPPSPAPRDGAADPTLLPLFRAVDKDGTGQLSEKELSAALVNGDWTAFDPQTVRMMIRMFDSDRSGTIGFEEFCGLWSFLASWRTLFDRFDTDRSGNISLEEFKGALVAFRYRLSDQFIKVLFKTYDKRGEGVMSFDLFVQACISLKRMTDVFKKYDEDRDGYITLSFEDFLTEILRQLR; translated from the exons ATGGCCTACAACAGATCCTACAACCCAGATGAGCTGCCCAG GTTTGCGGAGCCAGAACAA AAAGGACCAAGGTCGCCCACTGGACAggccccccctccatcctcccgATACGAGAACAAGCCACCCCCGCCTCGCCCGATCGAGCACAAAACCTCACACTACGACCGCTACGACCAGACCGGCCGGTTGTCCCCACGACACGCCCCGCCTCCGGACCGATACGGCGGCATGAGCCCCCCTCCGACAGCTACCCAGGGACGCCCGGTTCAGCAGACCCGTCCCCCTGCCAGCTCCCGCCCACCCCCGAGTCCCGCCCCGCGCGATGGCGCCGCTGACCCAACCTTGCTCCCTCTCTTCCGGGCCGTCGACAAGGATG GCACCGGTCAACTCTCGGAAAAGGAGCTCTCGGCCGCCCTCGTCAACGGCGATTGGACCGCCTTCGACCCCCAAACCGTCCGCATGATGATCCGCATGTTCGACTCTGACCGGTCAGGCACCATCGGATTTGAGGAGTTTTGCGGGCTGTGgtccttcctcgcctcgtGGCGCACGCTTTTTGACCGGTTCGACACGGACCGGTCGGGGAACATTTCCCTGGAGGAGTTCAAGGGCGCACTGGTGGCGTTTAGGTACCGCCTCAGCGACCAGTTCATCAAGGTTCTGTTCAAGACGTATGacaagaggggggagggggtgatgagctTTGACTTGTTTGTGCAGGCTTGTATTAGcctgaagaggatgacggaTGTGTTTAAGAAGTATGATGAGGATCGGGATGGGTATATTACGTTGAGCTTTGAGGATTTTTTGACGGAGATATTGAGGCAGTTGAGGTAG
- a CDS encoding hypothetical protein (EggNog:ENOG503P4SJ; COG:S), giving the protein MHLAGQAAFAAQPHHCITLGNHQIIMATTSPEATSEPQVVFKAGKKRKAYRQRVEEPESANADSQHAIEPTPENPPAVAGNGAQTTAAEQDEEKGLSVAEVLKLRNSRKHKFGGVGFRARPGQSTHGDDDGSVPEEQSLVLHGSAETEAEPFGGITQRFAPQTGLAGDLVNKHMEEYVESALARRKRQAAELTVQHESLDAGASSANAANSDPSTLPFSGPQVDSQRALQGKLMEIDLGDEARERNIEMTERARKRLQGQIDEEDENEGRRKTRLGPDGKPWRGRRRRGSEDIKRDQLVEEFLSENKLDIYDVPSAETPSAADLGDGDDYAADDRIAEEFRRDFMNAMAQRHRKKRVAQPAAKPGASRTEEVLKGPKLGGSRNARAAMREILLKEQATKRR; this is encoded by the exons ATGCACCTTGCTGGACAAGCAGCTTTCGCCGCGCAGCCACACCATTGCATCACACTAGGTAATCATCAAATCATCatggcaacaacaagcccCGAAGCTACGTCCGAACCGCAAGTCGTCTTCAAGGCCgggaaaaagagaaaagcgtACCGCCAACGAGTCGAAGAACCTGAAAGCGCGAACGCTGATAGCCAGCATGCGATCGAGCCAACCCCAGAAAACCCCCCAGCGGTAGCAGGCAATGGCGCGCAAACAACAGCTGCTGAACAGGACGAAGAGAAAGGCCTCTCCGTCGCCGAGGTACTCAAATTACGAAACTCGCGAAAGCACAAGTTCGGTGGCGTTGGCTTCCGCGCAAGGCCCGGACAGTCGACACATGGCGATGACGACGGCAGCGTCCCCGAGGAGCAAAGCCTGGTTCTCCACGGCAGTGCCGAGACGGAAGCAGAACCCTTCGGCGGAATCACACAACGGTTCGCGCCCCAGACAGGTCTGGCTGGCGATCTAGTCAACAAGCATAT GGAGGAATATGTAGAATCTGCATTGGCTAGACGAAAGCGGCAGGCCGCGGAGCTCACAGTACAGCACGAAAGCCTCGATGCTGGCGCATCATCAGCAAATGCGGCCAACTCAGATCCGAGCACTTTGCCTTTCAGTGGCCCACAGGTGGATTCGCAGCGAGCTTTACAAGGCAAGCTTATGGAGATTGACCTGGGTGATGAAGCTCGCGAGCGCAACATCGAGATGACGGAGCGCGCTCGAAAGCGATTACAAGGGCAgatcgacgaggaagatgagaaTGAGGGCCGAAGGAAGACCCGCCTTGGCCCAGATGGGAAGCCATGGCGTGGCCGGAGGCGCAGAGGAAGCGAAGATATCAAGCGAGACCAGCTCGTGGAGGAGTTTTTGAGCGAGAACAAGC TCGATATCTACGATGTACCTTCGGCAGAAACTCCCAGTGCGGCTGACCTGGGAGACGGAGATGACTACGCAGCAGATGATCGCATCGCTGAAGAATTCCGCCGTGATTTCATGAACGCCATGGCACAGAGACATCGAAAGAAACGAGTAGCTCAGCCCGCTGCTAAGCCTGGCGCCAGCCGAACAGAAGAGGTCCTCAAAGGGCCGAAGTTGGGTGGCAGTCGAAATGCAAGAGCAGCCATGCGGGAGATATTACTCAAAGAGCAGGCCACGAAGCGAAGGTGA
- a CDS encoding hypothetical protein (EggNog:ENOG503NYY2; COG:S) produces the protein MPPRSSLTSSFSITDANNEVVCPLHNQDGSSCRKRCIGEKRYRSMQEHIRRAHPEHYIAKLPATEESFLLMINTPPRPTAQPTSAPAHMSQNKGPAHGYRRDDSSAPGTPRHPDEYQGGAAMYPAAAALAQLHSYKSEHGWESEGDWHSDHEGGRPRTSVELPPIHLTNADVTSMPYSGLDPNRRREVLPSIMANSPPGRSSTLPPLHRPLDANRPRKQSISKRSHYRRKSKGAAAEWLRRIQNDVNPDLLKPGGADRKALSVEPTADFGKRWEDLIDAAASATEDIDEDRTPSPVSIPRASLPPFPHNTFTSYQASPLQQALTPPSYNNEGPDPFPSVESGESGDNFHIESRGLSDSSPSFSSQNTQIYCAACQGVSLLRESYACTECICGLCQACVDVLMGEQGARRKCPRCATIGGRFKPFQLDIR, from the exons ATGCCTCCAAGGTCTTCTCTTACTTCGTCCTTTTCCATTACCGACGCCAACAATGAGGTTGTGTGCCCGCTTCACAATCAGGATGGCTCCAGTTGCAGAAAGCGCTGCATTGGC GAGAAGAGATACCGCTCAATGCAGGAGCACATTCGAAGAGCGCATCCAGAGCACTACATCGCCAAGCTGCCTGCAACCGAGGAGAGCTTCTTGCTCATGATCAACACCCCACCGCGACCGACCGCCCAGCCTACCTCTGCTCCAGCGCACATGAGCCAGAACAAAGGACCGGCGCATGGCTATCGTAGAGATGACTCCAGTGCCCCTGGCACCCCGCGGCACCCTGATGAGTACCAGGGCGGAGCCGCCATGTATCCTGCTGCAGCCGCCCTGGCGCAGCTGCACAGCTACAAGAGCGAGCACGGATGGGAGTCTGAAGGG GACTGGCATTCAGACCACGAAGGCGGCAGGCCGAGGACATCGGTCGAACTGCCACCCATACATCTGACCAATGCAGATGTGACGAGCATGCCGTATTCCGGTCTTGATCCTAATAGGCGTCGCGAGGTTCTTCCCTCGATTATGGCCAACTCTCCCCCAGGCCGATCCTCAACCCTCCCGCCACTGCACAGACCCCTAGATGCCAACCGCCCGCGCAAGCAGTCCATCTCAAAACGGAGCCATTACCGGAGAAAATCCAAGGGTGCTGCCGCTGAATGGCTGCGCCGGATTCAAAATGATGTGAATCCCGATCTCCTCAAACCAGGCGGTGCCGACAGAAAAGCCCTTTCGGTCGAGCCAACAGCTGATTTTGGCAAGCGCTGGGAGGATCTGATCGATGCGGCCGCCTCGGCAACGGAAGACATCGATGAGGACAGAACTCCA TCGCCCGTATCCATCCCACGTGCATCACTGCCGCCATTCCCTCACAATACTTTCACGAGCTACCAAGCGTCCCCCTTGCAACAAGCCCTCACGCCCCCGTCTTACAACAACGAAGGCCCCGACCCGTTCCCGTCGGTCGAGAGCGGCGAAAGCGGCGATAATTTTCACATCGAATCTCGGGGCCTGTCCGATTCGTCGCCCAGCTTTTCCTCCCAGAACACGCAGATATACTGCGCTGCCTGCCAGGGCGTCTCGCTACTGCGGGAATCTTATGCTTGTACCGAGTGCATCTGCGGTCTTTGCCAGGCATGCGTCGACGTCTTGATGGGCGAGCAGGGTGCTCGCAGGAAATGCCCGCGTTGCGCCACGATAGGGGGTCGCTTCAAACCCTTTCAGCTCGACATTCGGTAA
- a CDS encoding hypothetical protein (EggNog:ENOG503P2FI; COG:P) — MPGQINEQTGEGGPDGRQATSLTIILSACPSNSEDHRGTPEAPGRVVTLISRSYWEQLTDHHDSAPEKAWGVAYRIIPERVAEVKDYLDIREINGYTIHYTPFHPAPSIDNTNDPLTALPGKLPIQTLVYIGTPDNEQFVGPQDPQKLAEHIYHSEGPSGLNRDYLWGLEKALDELSPESGDEHVTDLSNRVRAVAAAAAAEGKGEVVVSQTDRKNQILRAQSPVTVSLDGSSSLEHQHEHHHHHQQQQQQHHEF, encoded by the exons ATGCCGGGCCAGATTAACGAACAAactggggagggaggaccTGATGGCAGGCAGGCT ACCTCACTAaccatcatcctctccgcTTGCCCTTCCAACAGCGAAGACCACCGTGGCACCCCCGAAGCCCCAGGACGAGTCGTGACTCTCATCTCGCGCTCGTACTGGGAGCAGCTGACCGACCACCATGACTCGGCCCCCGAGAAAGCCTGGGGCGTCGCCTACCGCATCATCCCCGAGCGCGTCGCCGAGGTGAAGGACTATCTCGACATTCGCGAGATAAACGGCTATACAATCCACtacacccccttccacccagcACCCAGCAtcgacaacaccaacgaTCCGCTGACTGCCCTGCCCGGGAAACTGCCGATCCAAACGCTGGTTTACATCGGCACGCCAGACAACGAGCAGTTCGTCGGCCCGCAGGACCCCCAGAAGCTAGCCGAGCACATCTACCACAGCGAGGGGCCATCGGGGCTGAACCGTGATTACTTATGGGGTCTGGAAAAGGCCCTCGATGAACTCAGTCCGGAAAGCGGTGACGAGCACGTCACCGACCTGTCGAATCGGGTTCgagcggtggcggcggcagcggcggcggaagggaaaggagaggtggtggtgagccaGACTGACAGAAAAAACCAAATCCTGCGTGCGCAATCTCCTGTCACTGTCAGTCTGGAcggttcttcttctttggagCATCAACAtgagcatcatcatcatcatcaacaacaacaacaacaacatcacgaGTTCTAA